The window AGGCAGAGTATGTCTGATTTACACCGTCAATCATCTTCCTGCCGCAACGACACTACAGACGATTTTTGGGTGTGATACTCCGTATATTACTTGCCCTTGAGGTCCGCATGAACACGACTATCAAAAAATAATCTTCAATGTTTCAAAGCAATGTTAGTTCCATGTCCTCGTAGGAAATATGTGCCTTCAGAATTCAGATACAAAACAATCTGCAGAATAGAGAGTATGAGTAGAATGCATTTCCTTCATTTCCAAGACCGAGCCATTTGACTGACTCCCTCAATCGTCGCGGTAGGATCGCTGCGATCCACGAAGCCGAACTTTTCATACAGGGGAGCTCCATCCTTACTAGCATCCACATACGCGTCTAgacctccttcatctgcAATCTTGCATCCCCAACTGACCAGCAGCGAGGCAGCCCCGCGTCTTCTGTGGTCAGGATGAGTGGCTAGCATGTCTAGATCTGGATACCGAAGCTTGTCAGTATGGTCAATAATTAAAAGGCTAGGTGGAAATCATACAGATATGGCTTTTATCCCCCATAATCTTTAACCTCTCGCTATCCAATCTTGCAAAGAAAGCATCGCAGTCTTGCCCAGGC of the Penicillium psychrofluorescens genome assembly, chromosome: 1 genome contains:
- a CDS encoding uncharacterized protein (ID:PFLUO_000894-T1.cds;~source:funannotate) translates to MRHLFPDTSSVRQWWDDANRHDLLHKPFQKYLKVVDPELVEEDGRSKLVAYAKWDMAVDFQQRGSRFPLWHADMPGQDCDAFFARLDSERLKIMGDKSHIYLDMLATHPDHRRRGAASLLVSWGCKIADEGGLDAYVDASKDGAPLYEKFGFVDRSDPTATIEGVSQMARSWK